One Gloeocapsa sp. DLM2.Bin57 genomic window carries:
- a CDS encoding HAD family hydrolase, whose translation MYPISLVVFDMAGTTIKDDNEVLKCFNQAAANNGLKATEARVNQMMGLPKRKVFEVLWQEQIGEYDPDYAQKVATTYQDFKAILEDYYRREPILPTVGCLELFEWLTTQGIKIALNTGFYREVTNIILNRLGWDLGLNADYVGSESSIIQVSVTPSEIYNNEGRPAPYLIQKAMYKLGVTNPQEVIAVGDTPSDLAAGKNAHCLMTLGVTSGTHSYEELVSYPHDRLIKSLLELKEIIND comes from the coding sequence ATGTACCCAATAAGTTTAGTTGTTTTCGATATGGCGGGAACAACTATAAAAGATGATAACGAAGTCTTAAAATGCTTTAATCAAGCAGCGGCTAATAATGGTTTAAAAGCCACAGAAGCTAGAGTTAATCAGATGATGGGCTTACCCAAACGTAAAGTGTTTGAGGTCTTATGGCAAGAACAAATAGGAGAATATGATCCAGATTATGCCCAAAAAGTAGCAACAACCTATCAAGACTTTAAAGCAATTTTAGAGGATTATTATCGCCGTGAACCAATTTTACCTACTGTAGGATGTTTAGAATTGTTTGAGTGGTTAACAACACAAGGGATAAAAATTGCTCTCAATACAGGATTTTATCGAGAAGTGACTAATATTATTCTCAATCGTTTAGGATGGGATCTAGGTTTAAATGCTGATTATGTAGGGTCAGAATCAAGTATCATTCAAGTCTCGGTAACACCATCAGAAATCTATAATAATGAAGGTCGTCCCGCACCTTATCTGATTCAAAAAGCGATGTATAAACTAGGGGTGACTAACCCTCAAGAAGTAATCGCAGTGGGAGATACACCCTCAGATTTAGCAGCAGGTAAAAATGCTCATTGCTTAATGACTCTAGGAGTAACCAGCGGTACACATAGTTATGAGGAATTAGTCTCTTATCCCCACGATCGCCTGATTAAATCCCTGTTAGAATTGAAAGAGATTATCAATGACTAA